A portion of the Syngnathoides biaculeatus isolate LvHL_M chromosome 7, ASM1980259v1, whole genome shotgun sequence genome contains these proteins:
- the itpa gene encoding inosine triphosphate pyrophosphatase — translation MAVPAGRTVVFVTGNAKKLEEVVQILGDKFPYKLISKKIDLPEYQGEPDDISIQKCKEAAKEIDGPVIVEDTCLCFKALGGLPGPYIKWFLDKLKPEGLYKLLAGFEDKSALALCTFAYTSGKDEPVQLFRGVTQGHIVEPRGPRDFGWDPCFQPEGYDETYAELPKEIKNSISHRYRALAAMSEHFSTTAKRQKTDD, via the exons ATGGCGGTGCCGGCAGGGCGCACGGTGGTGTTTGTAACTGGAAATGCGAAAAAACTCGAAGAG GTAGTTCAGATTCTCGGCGACAAGTTCCCCTACAAACTTATCTCAAAGAAAATTGACC TCCCTGAATACCAAGGAGAACCAGATGATATTTCCATACAGAAGTGTAAGGAGGCTGCAAAAGAG ATTGATGGACCGGTCATAGTGGAGGACACTTGTCTGTGTTTCAAGGCATTGGGAGGCTTGCCAGGCCCTTACAT AAAGTGGTTCCTGGATAAACTCAAGCCAGAAG GCTTGTACAAACTCCTCGCTGGCTTTGAGGATAAATCCGCGTTGGCCCTCTGCACATTTGCCTACACGTCCGGAAAAGATGAACCGGTGCAGCTGTTTAGAGGAGTAACACAG gggcATATCGTTGAGCCAAGGGGACCACGAGACTTTGGATGGGACCCCTGTTTCCAGCCCGAAGGCTATGACGAAAC CTACGCGGAGCTGCCTAAAGAAATCAAGAACTCCATCTCTCACCGGTACCGCGCGCTAGCAGCCATGTCAGAGCACTTTTCAACAACTGCCAAGAGGCAGAAGACTGACGACTGA